The nucleotide sequence TGTGATCTTTTCTTCTTTTACCTTAGCCGTTATGTTTTCTAAGGTACCGGTTACTATTTTTTGCTCCGGCCAAGTAGCCTTCTGCACAACAGAGACCGGACAATCCTTGCCATAGTGGGGAATCAATTCTTCCACAATTTTACGAATATGTAAAACACTTAAAAAGAATACCAAAGTGGCGCCGGTGGATGCAAAAGTTTCCAGTTTCTCTTTTTCAGGCATTGGAGTTCTTCCTTCCGCCCGAGTGATGACCACGGATTGGGAAACTTCCGGAAGTGTTAATTCCTTACCTAACATCGCCGCTGCAGCGGTAAAAGAGGAAACTCCGGGGACGATCTCATAAGGAATTCCTAATTCATCCATTTTTCTCATTTGTTCCGCAGTGGAACCGAATATAGACGGATCTCCCGTATGGACTCTTGCAACATCCTGGTCCTTCTTCTTTGCTTCCTCTAAGATAGAAATAATGTCTTCCAATGTCATTTTAGAAGAATCTAATACGTTAGCTGTCGGAGCGGCCCTTTCTATCACTCTTTGAGGAACAAGGGAGCCGGTATAAAGAACGATAGGGCAGGTCTCCACGAGTCTTGCACCTTTGATTGTGATCAGATCCGGATCTCCAGGACCGGCTCCAATGATAAATACTTTCATAATGATTCTCTTAATCGCATTTTAAAATAGTATCCCTGAAGGAGGACCAAACCTGTTTGGGAGAATGTCCCAACCATCTTGCATCCGTGTATTTTCTGTTTTCCCAGAGCGTCTTTCGGCTATTATCTAAAACGTAGTCCCAAAGCCTTTCGCTGATGGATGAATTTCTATAAATTGCAAACCGATCATAAACTTCTTCGGGAAAACCTTCCGAAGGAAAAGAGATCAAAATATCAAATTGATTTTGGGAAACGATTTCCTGATCTTTAACTTTCAGTTTTGTCCATTTTTGGTCTTGTTCGATTATATTATGGAATCCGAATGTTTCTAAGTCGGTCGGTCGTTTTAGTTTTCCGATCAAATAATAATTCTCATCCCTTTGATAAAGGATGGCTCCGCCGATACGACCTAAATACCGGATTTTTTCATCCGATCGTAATTCGGAGATCTGAACTTCCTTTTTTTGCGGAGAAGATCCCAAAAATTGTAATACTTTTATTGCGGTGGAAACGGAAGAATCTTGGCTTTCGACTGTTTCTTCTTTTTCTTGCTCGAATACGGTAGTACTTGTTCGTGCGAACGCACCTTGTATTTTAGTAATATTTAAATTAGGGGAAGGCGATTCTTTCGGTATTCTACTTGCCAGATCGTTTTCCGTTCTTAAGGA is from Leptospira sp. WS58.C1 and encodes:
- the cobM gene encoding precorrin-4 C(11)-methyltransferase codes for the protein MKVFIIGAGPGDPDLITIKGARLVETCPIVLYTGSLVPQRVIERAAPTANVLDSSKMTLEDIISILEEAKKKDQDVARVHTGDPSIFGSTAEQMRKMDELGIPYEIVPGVSSFTAAAAMLGKELTLPEVSQSVVITRAEGRTPMPEKEKLETFASTGATLVFFLSVLHIRKIVEELIPHYGKDCPVSVVQKATWPEQKIVTGTLENITAKVKEEKITATAIIFVGKVLDCHDFADSRLYASDFSHKFRKANKKRAASEIV